The Bacteroidota bacterium genome has a window encoding:
- a CDS encoding nucleoside permease: MGIKLRLTILNFLQFFVWGSWLISIGGYLFGSLHFSGEQIGRVFSTLGIASIIMPAITGIIADKWINAERLLGICHLLGAGMLYWASTVTDPDTFFLVMLLNSFFYMPTISLNNTVSYIVLESNKYDIIKVFPPIRVWGTVGFIVAMWTVDLAGWKSNNMQLIFSSVSALFLGLYAFSIPACKPLRANNGSSLASKLGLDAFVLFKDRKMAIFFFFSMCLGAALQITNAFGGAFLDSFQSTFPDTFAVQHPILLLSISQISETLFILTIPFFLKKFGIKKVMLMSMFAWVFRFGLFSIGNPGSGLPLLILSMIIYGMAFDFFNISGSLFVEKEAPQSMRASAQGLFMFMTNGIGAMIGGYGSGLVVDHYTLNGVSDWPSIWMVFTIYALILGLIFPFAFKYKHETGAVTEVRH, encoded by the coding sequence ATGGGCATCAAGCTGCGACTGACCATTCTCAACTTCCTCCAGTTCTTCGTGTGGGGATCCTGGCTGATCTCGATCGGCGGGTATCTGTTCGGCTCCCTGCATTTCAGCGGAGAGCAGATCGGACGTGTCTTCTCTACCCTGGGCATTGCCTCGATCATCATGCCGGCCATTACGGGAATCATTGCTGACAAATGGATCAACGCCGAACGGCTGCTCGGTATTTGCCACCTGCTGGGGGCGGGCATGTTGTATTGGGCTTCCACCGTTACGGATCCCGACACCTTTTTCCTGGTCATGCTCCTGAATTCGTTCTTCTATATGCCCACCATTTCGCTCAACAATACCGTGTCCTACATCGTATTGGAAAGCAACAAGTACGATATCATCAAAGTATTCCCACCGATCCGGGTCTGGGGAACGGTGGGCTTCATTGTTGCCATGTGGACGGTGGACCTGGCCGGCTGGAAGTCGAACAACATGCAACTGATCTTTTCCAGTGTTTCAGCGCTCTTTCTCGGACTTTACGCATTCAGCATTCCGGCCTGTAAGCCCTTGCGGGCGAATAACGGTTCCTCGCTTGCCAGTAAGCTCGGTCTGGACGCATTCGTCCTCTTCAAAGACCGGAAGATGGCGATCTTCTTCTTCTTTTCCATGTGCCTTGGTGCCGCCTTGCAGATCACCAACGCTTTCGGCGGTGCCTTCCTCGACAGCTTCCAGTCGACCTTCCCCGACACCTTCGCCGTTCAACATCCGATCCTCTTGCTCTCCATTTCGCAGATCTCCGAAACACTGTTCATCCTGACCATACCTTTCTTCCTGAAGAAATTCGGCATTAAGAAGGTCATGTTGATGAGTATGTTCGCCTGGGTTTTCCGCTTCGGCTTGTTCTCCATCGGCAATCCCGGCAGCGGACTACCTTTGCTGATTCTATCGATGATCATCTACGGCATGGCGTTCGACTTCTTCAACATCTCCGGGTCGTTATTCGTCGAGAAAGAAGCGCCGCAGAGCATGCGCGCCAGTGCTCAGGGACTGTTCATGTTCATGACCAACGGCATCGGCGCGATGATCGGCGGCTATGGCAGCGGACTCGTGGTGGATCATTATACGTTGAACGGCGTCAGCGACTGGCCCAGCATCTGGATGGTTTTCACCATTTATGCCCTGATCCTCGGGCTGATCTTTCCATTCGCCTTCAAGTACAAGCACGAAACGGGTGCCGTTACCGAAGTCCGTCACTGA
- a CDS encoding electron transfer flavoprotein subunit alpha/FixB family protein: MSVLVYVENLQGRFKKSAFELVSYANAIAGKLGMPLTALSIGEVSAEELARLGKYGAAKVLSATDARLRQTNIQPYSTVVAEAAKSAGAKIVVVPASFSGKAIAPRVAVKLGAGYADNAIDLPQMDGAFIVKKGAYSGKAYAFVEVVSESKVISLVPNSYKVVEAAAAGTVEVFTPAVPDSDFALQVKETVRATDKVSLPDAELVVSAGRGMKGPENWGMIEQLADVLGAATACSKPVSDAGWRPHSEHVGQTGIAISPNLYIAVGISGAIQHLAGVSSSKVIVVVNKDPEAPFFKAADYGICGDAFEVVPKLIEAAKTFKASQN; this comes from the coding sequence ATGTCAGTACTCGTTTACGTTGAAAATCTCCAGGGACGGTTCAAGAAATCCGCTTTCGAACTGGTCTCCTATGCCAATGCCATTGCCGGCAAACTCGGCATGCCACTCACGGCCTTGTCCATTGGCGAGGTCAGCGCGGAAGAACTTGCCCGCCTGGGCAAATACGGTGCGGCGAAAGTACTATCCGCGACCGACGCCCGCCTCAGGCAAACCAACATCCAGCCATATAGCACGGTGGTCGCCGAAGCCGCGAAATCGGCCGGAGCGAAGATCGTAGTGGTGCCGGCCAGTTTTTCCGGTAAGGCCATCGCTCCACGGGTTGCAGTGAAACTCGGTGCAGGTTATGCCGATAACGCGATCGATCTTCCGCAAATGGATGGTGCGTTCATCGTAAAAAAGGGTGCTTACTCGGGCAAGGCCTACGCCTTCGTGGAAGTTGTCTCCGAGAGCAAGGTCATCAGCCTGGTGCCGAATTCCTATAAGGTAGTGGAGGCCGCTGCTGCCGGTACTGTAGAAGTGTTTACGCCTGCTGTTCCCGACAGCGACTTTGCCTTGCAGGTGAAAGAAACGGTTCGCGCTACCGATAAAGTTTCCCTGCCCGACGCTGAACTCGTCGTCTCCGCCGGACGCGGAATGAAAGGACCGGAGAACTGGGGAATGATCGAGCAGTTGGCTGACGTATTGGGTGCAGCTACTGCTTGCAGCAAACCGGTTTCCGACGCCGGCTGGCGCCCGCACAGTGAGCACGTGGGGCAGACCGGTATCGCCATCTCGCCGAATCTGTACATTGCTGTCGGTATATCCGGAGCCATCCAGCATTTGGCCGGAGTCAGTTCGTCGAAAGTGATTGTTGTTGTCAATAAGGACCCTGAAGCCCCGTTCTTCAAAGCGGCGGATTATGGAATTTGCGGAGACGCGTTCGAAGTAGTGCCGAAGCTCATCGAGGCTGCCAAGACGTTCAAAGCAAGCCAGAATTGA
- a CDS encoding bifunctional nuclease family protein encodes MKKIKLDIIGLSYSQTQSGAYALVLGEEGGKRRLPIIIGAFEAQAIAIELENMTPTRPLTHDLFKSMAGSFDIDVEEVIIFNLLEGVFYAKLICNNGEKRMEIDARTSDAIAIAVRFGCPIYTYEFILSTAGIIVDESAEGGEEQQVVEKPAVTTTKLSEGELSAASTDELNEMLTKALEEEAYERASRIRDELNKRKSN; translated from the coding sequence ATGAAAAAAATAAAACTGGACATCATCGGCCTCAGCTACAGCCAGACGCAAAGCGGGGCCTATGCTTTGGTATTGGGTGAAGAAGGAGGGAAGCGCCGGTTGCCGATCATCATCGGCGCGTTCGAAGCGCAGGCAATCGCGATCGAACTCGAAAACATGACGCCCACCCGGCCGTTGACCCACGATCTGTTCAAGTCCATGGCCGGATCGTTCGACATCGACGTCGAAGAGGTCATCATCTTCAACCTGCTCGAAGGCGTGTTCTATGCAAAGCTCATTTGCAACAACGGTGAAAAACGGATGGAGATCGATGCCCGCACCAGCGACGCCATCGCCATCGCGGTTCGCTTCGGCTGTCCGATCTACACATACGAGTTCATCCTCTCTACCGCCGGCATCATCGTTGACGAGAGCGCTGAAGGCGGAGAAGAGCAACAGGTAGTGGAGAAACCCGCGGTGACCACCACGAAATTGTCGGAAGGCGAATTGTCCGCAGCCAGCACGGACGAATTGAACGAGATGCTCACGAAAGCGCTCGAAGAGGAAGCCTACGAACGCGCCTCCCGTATCCGGGACGAGTTGAACAAACGAAAGAGCAACTGA